A region of Vigna radiata var. radiata cultivar VC1973A chromosome 10, Vradiata_ver6, whole genome shotgun sequence DNA encodes the following proteins:
- the LOC106774385 gene encoding butyrate--CoA ligase AAE11, peroxisomal: protein MDNLQKCEANYTALTPLTFLSRASACYANRASVIHEGTTFTWAQTYDRCRRLASSLRALNIARTDVVSVLAPNIPAMYEMHFAVPMAGAVLNTINTRLDAKNIATILRHSEAKVFFVDYEYVSKARDALRMLMDDNNSQQKGNNGAKPTNQQHRAFSLPLVIVIDDINSPTGIRLGELEYEQMVRHGNPNYVPEIIQDEWTPIALNYTSGTTSEPKGVVYSHRGAYLSTLSLILGWEMGSEPVYLWTLPMFHCNGWTFTWGVAARGGTNVCLRTTAARDIYRNIVLHNVTHMCCAPIVFNILIEAKASERREIRLKGKPPVEILTGGAPPPASMLEQIESLGFHVTHAYGLTEATGPALVCEWQKKWNMLPQQEQAELKARQGVSVLTMADVDVKNLETMESVAKDGKTMGEIVLKGSGIMMGYYKDDEASSKAFGNGWFRTGDVGVIHPDGYLEIKDRSKDVIISGGENISSVEVESLLYKHPRVLEAAVVAMPHPRWGESPCAFIALKKNNNSSPKNQVTESDIIAYCRKNLPHFMVPKVVKFMEELPKTSTGKVQKFELRLMAKSFVVSDNLQSKKKSSSSQVGQNSIDQQLLAMSRL from the exons ATGGATAACCTTCAAAAATGCGAAGCAAACTACACCGCACTCACCCCTTTGACGTTTCTGTCAAGAGCTTCTGCATGCTATGCAAACAGAGCTTCTGTGATTCACGAAGGAACCACTTTCACATGGGCACAGACTTATGACCGATGCCGTCGCCTTGCTTCCTCTCTCCGAGCCCTCAACATTGCTAGGACCGATGTT GTATCAGTGCTGGCACCGAACATCCCAGCAATGTATGAGATGCATTTTGCAGTGCCTATGGCAGGTGCGGTGCTGAACACCATAAACACCCGTCTTGATGCCAAGAACATAGCCACTATTCTTCGTCACTCTGAAGCCAAAGTGTTCTTTGTGGACTACGAATATGTTTCAAAGGCACGAGACGCTCTTAGAATGCTCATGGACGACAACAACAGCCAACAAAAGGGAAATAATGGTGCCAAACCAACAAATCAACAACACAGGGCATTCTCCCTCCCACTGGTCATTGTCATTGATGACATAAACTCCCCCACTGGGATCCGTCTAGGTGAGCTGGAATATGAGCAAATGGTTCGTCATGGTAATCCAAACTATGTTCCTGAGATAATCCAAGACGAGTGGACTCCAATAGCGTTGAACTACACATCAGGAACAACTTCGGAGCCAAAGGGTGTGGTTTACAGCCACAGAGGTGCATATCTAAGCACCCTGAGCCTGATATTGGGATGGGAAATGGGGAGTGAACCTGTTTACCTTTGGACACTGCCTATGTTCCATTGCAACGGGTGGACCTTCACCTGGGGTGTGGCAGCACGTGGGGGAACAAACGTGTGTCTTCGAACCACAGCCGCACGTGACATATACAGGAACATCGTACTTCACAACGTGACACATATGTGCTGTGCACCGATTGTGTTCAACATACTGATCGAGGCAAAAGCAAGTGAGAGGCGTGAGATAAGGCTGAAAGGGAAACCCCCGGTTGAGATTCTGACTGGGGGAGCGCCACCACCGGCATCAATGCTTGAACAAATAGAGTCACTTGGATTTCATGTGACACATGCATATGGGTTGACCGAGGCCACAGGACCAGCACTTGTGTGTGAGTGGCAGAAAAAGTGGAACATGTTGCCACAGCAGGAGCAGGCTGAGCTGAAGGCAAGACAAGGGGTGAGTGTGTTGACCATGGCTGATGTTGATGTGAAGAACCTTGAGACAATGGAGAGTGTGGCGAAAGATGGGAAGACAATGGGGGAGATTGTGTTGAAGGGGAGTGGGATAATGATGGGATACTACAAAGATGATGAGGCAAGTTCAAAGGCTTTTGGGAATGGGTGGTTTAGAACTGGGGATGTTGGAGTGATACACCCTGATGGGTATTTGGAGATCAAGGATAGGTCTAAGGATGTGATCATTTCAGGAGGGGAGAATATTTCTAGTGTAGAAGTTGAATCTCTTTTGTATAAGCATCCAAGGGTGTTGGAGGCTGCAGTGGTGGCAATGCCACATCCAAGGTGGGGGGAAAGCCCTTGTGCTTTTATCGCACTCAAGAAAAACAACAACTCCTCACCAAAAAATCAGGTCACTGAATCAGACATAATTGCCTATTGCAGAAAGAATCTGCCCCACTTTATGGTCCCCAAGGTGGTCAAGTTCATGGAGGAGCTGCCAAAGACTTCAACTGGGAAGGTTCAGAAGTTTGAATTGAGGCTGATGGCTAAGAGTTTTGTGGTATCAGATAATCTGCAGAGCAAGAAGAAGAGTAGTAGTAGCCAAGTGGGTCAAAATAGTATTGACCAACAACTTTTGGCCATGTCTCGTCTTTGA